A stretch of DNA from Candidatus Bathyarchaeum sp.:
CAATAGTTACCATAAATTACGCGGTGAGGGGCCCCTCATTTTTTATACGATTATCTCTGTTAAATCAAACTCTACTCCGCTTCCATTACACTTTGGACACATTTCATCTCCTACCCAACCACTTCCCTTGCATTTGTCACATTTTTTCATTTTTTCACCTCCAATTTTTCTACATTTTTATTAAAAATCAAATTTCTTGAGAAAATGGTTGATTACTCGTCAACAGTTACGATTTCTGCGACAGGGGCGTTCTTTTTTACAGATGCTATTCCGTTTTTGCAGGATGCTTCTGATTCGTAGGCTTCTCCACTAGCTATTGGTTCGCCGTTTGCTGCTTTAAGTCTCCATCGGCATTTTCCTGCTCGGTCTGCATAAATTTCAAATTTTGGCGCCATCAAAAATCACTATTGATAAATTAGCGTCATTGAAATAAGAGTGTTTCGAAATTGTACTGAAGATTTTTAATTTTAAATTGAATATTTATCTAATTAAATGCCAATAAGGAATTAAAATTTTCAATTAATTCACAAAGTTACCGAGTTAGATGAATAGCTCTATTAAACACATCTCAACAGGCAATTCAAGTAGTGACTAAGTCGCAAGTGTAAGAAATCAAAGTAGGCAAGTTTAGCCGTTTCAGGTATTAAGTAGCTTCAATATTGTATGCTCCGAAGCCATTTACAGTCTGGATTTGTATTTGTATTTGTATAATGTCTCCTTTGTGAACCTAGTTCCATGAAAATTGATGGTTAAAGCCAGTGCCAAAACCATCTATATGATTATTTGTGTGTCTGTCCAGCTTACTAGCTTAATTGTAATAAGCTCAGGAGGTCCATTTGTGAAACCATCCTTGTCATCAGCGGCACCAGCAAAGAGTTTGTTGTATAAATCATAGAATACGATACGTGGTGTTGAACCACCCCAGATTGTGTCAACTGACCTGTCACTTAAATATTGAAGTTAGGTTGAGTGTTTCCAAAGCCGTGCCATCGATTACTATTTGTTGTAGGCGATCTGTTGAGACTGGACTAACAGAATAGACTCCAGGTGCAGGTGAGAACAATGCTGTATGTGTGTCAGTTATTACACAGGATGGAGCGTCTGTTTTGTGGTTAATTGTTAACATCAGATTTGCTGGTAGGGCTGTTTTTGCTATCGTCACCCATGCGAATAGTCAGTGGTTTCCAGTTGGTACACTGTGGTGTAGTCACTAAAGCTGATGTATTTTGTTTGATAATCGGGATCGTTTAGGTGGAAATCAAATTCCACAAAATGGATTATAGATGCCCAGTTCTGAACAGTTATTTCAAAGGTTATGTTTTCTCCTTAAAAAAGACTCAATTCAGATGTTGGGTAGTATAGTATTTCAATTGTTTCCTTTTTTTCAAGGAGGACGCCTTTGAGTTGAAATACTAAAAACGTGAAACATCCAATGAATGCAAATGAAACAATTAATACAATTGTGAAAAAACATTGAAACATGGATTTTTTGTGTAATCTGCCAATTGTATTCTTAATAATCACTATATTTATTTGTATATTCAAAAGGATTTATTAGAAAAACTGGCGACCAACAGATTACTTACTCAAAATTAACACGGTGTATAGAAAATACAGTAAAAGATTCATCAGAACATGTAGGTCAACATTATTTTTTGTTTTGTTGATATGGTTAATACTTAGCGTAACTAATTTTTGGTACAATAGAAAAATACAGCTTACATGATTGATGTTAAAACAGTCAAGCGAATCAAACAAAACAATTTATTGGCAGTCAATTTTTTGTTGGAGATTAAGTAGTTGAAAGGAAACCTGAAAAAAGTTTTAGCAGACAAACTCAAGCCAAAAGAACTGCAACAGCTCTACAAAAGTTATGATGTTATTGGAGACGTTGCATTACTACGTGTACCCGCTTCTATAGAATGTTACACGGAACTTATTGCTAAAACAGTTATGGACACTCACCGAGAAGTAAAATCAGTTTGGAGACAAACAAGTTCGGTTTCAGGAAATTATCGAATACGTGATTTAAAGTTTGTTTTAGGTAAAAAAACAACTCAAACTCGTTATAAAGAACATGGCTGCTCCTACAAAACTGATTTACAGAAAACTTACTTTTCTCCTAGGCTTTCCTTTGAAAGACTTCGGATCGCAAAACTAGTCCAAAAAGC
This window harbors:
- a CDS encoding DUF1508 domain-containing protein encodes the protein MAPKFEIYADRAGKCRWRLKAANGEPIASGEAYESEASCKNGIASVKKNAPVAEIVTVDE